The window TCTGTTGCAGACAAACGCGCGCAGCAGCGCTATGCTGCAAACGGCGGATTTTGGATATGAAGGAAAAAAGAGAATGCCAATCATTGTAGGCCACCGCGGCGTGGCCGGAAGTTACCCGGAAAACACCCGGGTCAGCGTACAGGCTGCCATCGACCTGAAACTGGACTGGGTCGAAATCGATGTTCAGCCGACCAAAGATAATGTGCTGGTGGTCTGTCATGACCATACCATTAACCGCTGCAGTAACGGCAAAGGCCGGATTGATGCGTACACACTGGCTGAACTGCGTCAGTTTGATTTTGGCAGCTGGTTTTCCTCCGAGTTTCCAGGGCGAACCCATCATGACGCTGGCTGAATTACTCGAACTGGCCCATACCAATCAGTTGGGGTTAAATATTGAGGTTAAGGTTGATCGCCACGACGCAAGCGAAGTCGCTGCGCAGTTAAAACAGCAACTCGATACCAGCCCGATGCCGGCAGAACAGATCTTACTGTCCAGTTTCAGTCACGAGATCATTCGCGAGTTGCATCAGCACTGCCCCGGCTACCGTCTCGGTGTGCTGACCGAAAGGCTGTCTGCCAAAGACAAAGCCCTGTTACAAGAAGTGGCGGCTTTCAGTGCTAACCTTAATTACCGCTGGGTGAATCAGGCGCACATTGATTATTTACGCCAACAGGGTTACCAGATCTGGTGTTACACCGTAAACGATGCGGATAAGTTCAGCTATCTTAACCAAGTCGATGCCATTTTTAGCGACTGGCCTGCACGTTTCTTACACCCGGCGCACTGACCTGATAAGCCCCGGCAATTGTGCAGCGGGGCTTAACTCAATGTTGCTGTCAGCGGCAGTAACCATTTTGCTGATAAAGGCAATCGCCAGGCCACAAACGGATCAACAGACGAGCGTGAGAGCCTTCGCTCAAAGGAACAATGCTTTGTCCACTTTGATGACCGCTTTGCGGATTGGCATCGGCTGATCATCGGTGGCAATCAGCGGGCGATGAGGCTGGCCGGGATAAAAGATCACAAAGTCGCCTGCTTCCACGTCCACAAAGCGCTCATTGCTTTGCTGCTTACTGAACGCAATATCCCTTTGTTCGAGACGATCGTCATCTAACCCGTCAAACAGAGTGACACCGTAACCAAAAGTCTCTTTACCTTGCAGCAGAATTTGCACGTCGAGATAACGGCGGTGGCATTCAGCGATACGCTCATCACGCATTTGGGTATGGTCATGGGTAACGAAGAAAAACGCGGCATCACCCTCAAGTTTCGTAGCGGCCGTCTTCTATCGGCGATTGCAGACGCTCAGCCACCCGTTGAATCAATTGTTTGAGCGCTGGTGACAGTGACTGGGTAAACTCAAGTTGTGACAAATGACCAATAAACACAAATCTATTCCTTTGTTTGTTGTGACTGGCTCTTATAGTACTCCTATTCCCGAACGGAAAAAGAACTTTTTAAAACACTGGTTCAAAATTACGAATAGCTAAGTCAATATTCATTCAACGCCGCTTTTACAACGAAGGTTCCTTACAGCATTTGTTTTTTACAACAACCGTTCATTACAACCAATAGCCAGCGGAGACATATCGCGCATGGAATGGATTCAAGTCAGCCATTTATGGATTTGGGCCTTGTTAGGTCTTGCCATCATTGCCGCCTTAATGAGTTTCTACTTCAGCACCTTGCGGACAGGCAGCCTGGGGCTGTTACTCATCACTTTACTGAGTGCGTTAGTGAGCGAACAAATAACCTGGCTGGCCTTGGTCTACAGTGCCGTCGGTCTGGGATGCGCTTTTCTGCTGCCCCGCTTTAACCGGGATATGAAAAAACTCGCCTGGGTATTCCTGTTGTTGTGGTGTACCGCCTTGCTGCTGCACTCGGTGCCCGGATTTAACAACATATTGGTGCTGGACAAGGTACACACCGGACCAGGCAGCCTGCCGTTCACTCTCTATCTCAATCTGGATAAACCTTTGGTGTTTTTTGCCCTCTGGCTGGCGCAGTTCGGATTACTTGGCGACCATCATCAGCGTATCAGGCCGCTTACCTGGCTGATCCTGCCCGGCCTGCTGGCTCTGCTACCGCTCGCCTGGGCGGTTGGCGCCATCCAACCGGAATGGAGTGTGCCAGACTGGCTGTGGCTGTTTGTGCTCAACAATTTACTCATCACCTGTGTGGTGGAAGAAGCCCTGTTTCGTGGCTTGTTGCAGCAATGGCTGGTGAAGATTTTCGGAGCGGTCGGGGGCATTATCCTCGCCAGCGCCCTGTTTGGCCTGGCGCATCTGGCCGGAGGGATGATGTTGGTGGTATTCGCTGCACTGGCGGGATTAGGTTACGGCCTGGCCTATTATCTCAGTCAGCGGTTATGGGTCGCGATTGGCTTTCACTGCCTGTTTAATCTGACCCATTTAGTGCTGTTCACCTACCCGGCTGCCGCCGGATAGCGGCAAAATTCAGGGCTGATGACGATCCCGCGTTGCCGCTGAGACCTCACTTTCAGTTGCTTTACGTCGTCTAATCCGGTGTCGATACAACCAGGCCAACACCCCGACCAGGGCAATTGCGCCGAAAGCCTGCAGTTCATAATGTTTGATATCGCCAAGAATCACTTCAATCGTATTGCCGAACAGGTAACCCAAGACACCGACCACACAAGCCCAAATCGCGGCGCCGATGATGTTAAATAACAGAAAACGGGTCGGTTTAACTGAACTGGCGCCTATCAGAAACGGAGTAACAGTGCGCAAACCATACAGAAAACGGAAACCCAGAATCAAAAGTACCTGATGTTTATCCAGCAGATCCAGTACCCGCTGAGATTTCACCTGCCAGTGAGGCCTTTTCATCAGCGCCTGTTTGCCTTTATAGCGGCCAATATAATAATAGAGCTGATCACCCAGCAAACTGCCGCAGAACGCACATACAATAACCCAGGGCAATTCCAGATAACTGCGGTGCGCGGCAAACCCGCCCAGCACTAGTACCGTTTCCCCTTCAAAGAAAGTCCCGACCGCAATCGCTATATAGCCGTAATCCGCAATAAGTTGTTCCAGAGACATAAAAATCACTCAACTAAACCAATATGCTTACGTTAATCCAATGACGGGTCGGCGACAATCACTAACCGGCTATTACTCTCTGACAAGCGATTATTCGCTGTCTGGTTGCTGCTCCGGTGCGGCGCGCGCGAATCCTGGAATGCGCCGCAGCCGCTCGGTAATACGCTGGATTTGCGGATAATCCTGCATCGGTACATTAAAACGCTCCGCGTTATACACTTGCGGCACCAGGCACACGTCCGCCAGTGACAAGGTATCACCAACACAATACTGGCCGCTGCGACGCAGCAATTTCTGCTCAAAGGCGCTAAACCCGACCTGAATCCAGTGCCGATACCAGGCGTCTTTCTGCTCTTCGCTGACCGCAAGATGCTGGCGCAGATACTGCAAAACACGCAGGTTGTTAAGAGGATGGATATCAGAGGCAATATCCTGCGCCAGAGACAAAACCTGATACTTATCGTGCCCCGAGGCCGGGATCATTGGCATCTGCGGATAGACATCGTCAAGGTATTCGATGATCGCCAGTGATTGTGACAGGGTCATGTCGCCGTCGGTCAGCACCGGCACCAGCTCGCTCGGATTAAGCTGATGGTAGGCATCTCTGTGCTGCTCGCCGCCGTTTCTGACCAAGTGCACCGGTGACATTTGATAGTTCAGCCCTTTCAGGTTCAGTACGATACGCACCCGATAGGCCGCCGAAGAGCGCCAGTAACCATATAAGGTGATGTTACTCATCATAGGACCCCTTCGGTATAGTTCCCTTCCGGTACATAACGCACCACTCGTTGCTCTATGGTGCCAAACAGATCGTCGCCGTTGCGGCCCTCCATCCGTATCGTGACTTTGTCGCCAAAACGCATAAATGAGGTCGCAGGCTCACCGTCCCGAATGGTTTCGATCATGCGCACTTCTGCGATGCAGGAGTAACCCACGCCTCCTTCCGCAATCGCCGTTCCGTAGTCCGTGCCCTGTTTATTGGAGACAGTGCCGGATCCGATGATCGTACCGGCGCTGAGCGGCCGGGTTTTGGCCGCATGGGCAATCAGCCGCGGAAACTCAAACGTCATATCCACTCCGGCATTGGGGCAGCCGAACGCTTCATTGTTGTATTGAGTGAGCAGCGGCAGCGTTACTTTACCGCCATCCCAGTCCGGGCCGAGTTCATCGGGTGTAATCGCGACCGGCGAAAAGGCCGACGAAGGCTTGGACTGAAAAAAGCCAAACCCTTTCCCCAGCTCTGCCGGAATAAGACCGCGCAGCGACACATCATTAACCAGCATCAGCAGACGTATCGAATCTGCAGCCTGTTGCAGCGGCGTTTCCCATCGCCACATCACCGGTAATGATGGCGACCTCGCCTTCAAAATCAATGCCCCACTCTTCGCTCGCCATGCGAATCTCGTCCCGCGGGCCTAAAAACGCATCGGAGCCGCCCTGATACATCAGCGGATCAGTCCAGAAACTGGGTGGCATTTCGGCGCCACGCGCCTTACGCACCAGTTCAACGTGATTAACATACGCAGAGCCGTCTGCCCACTGATAGGCACGCGGCAAAGGGGATTCACACCGGGTTTGATCAAACGGCATCGCGCCCGGCATTTCGCCCAGCAGCGCATTCAGCTCGACATACACGGTCTCCAGCAATGGCTGACAATGCGACCAGTTATCCAGCGCCTGTTGCAACGTTGCCGCCACCTCAGAAACAGCAACACAATGGGTCAAATCACGGCTGACCACCACCAACATGCCATCACGGGTACGATTTTTTAATGTCGCGAGTTTCATGAAGACTCCTATTCTGCTGCCTGCTTCCAACTGTAGACGTAATCCGGGTTTTCCACCTGCTGTGCCGCCTGACTAAATTGCAGAGCGTGACGGGTATCAATCATCACAGCCACTTCATCGGTAAAGGTTTTTTTGTGCTCACGCCCGGCCTGAAAGGCCTTTGGGTGCGGGCCATGAGTGAAACCGGCGGGATGAAACGTCACCATGCCGGCCTCAATATTGTCGCGGCTGAAGAAGTCTCCGGCGTGATAAAACAGCACCTCATCATAGTCATCATTATTGTGATAGAACGGCACTTTGAGCGCACCGGGATCGCTTTCAATCGGTCGCGGTACAAAGGTACACACCACAAATCCGTCACCGACAAAGGTGGTATGCGCCGATGGCGGTAAATGATAGCGATGTGACATCAGCGGCCGGATATCGCGCCAATTGAGACGCACTACCGCCAAATCACCATGCCAGCCAACTGCATCCAGCGGGTTAAACGGATAAGTGATCACACTGACCTGCTCATGTCGCTTGACCCGCACCTGCGTCGTCGTTTCGCTGTACTGAGCTTTGAACGCATCATCAATCGCCGGGACATCCAGCACCGCCGGATCAAATACCGCATGATTACCGACAATGCCTTTCTCCGGCAGTGAATAAGCCCCGTCGCTGTTTTCAATCATGAGTAAAAACAGCGGCTGAGTCGGTTCCAGACGCCAGCTGGTCGAGCGCGGGATCATCACATAATCCCCTTCACGAATGGTGAGATGGCCATAATCGCAAAACAGTTCGGCTTCGCCCTGATGGACAAACAGCAGTTCGTCTCCGTCTGCATTACGAACCAGACCCGGCATCGCCTGAGCGAGTTTCCACACCCGAATCTTCACATCATGGTTGTGCAACAGATGCGGCACCGACCAGGGACAAAGCTGAGAAGCCTGCGCAACCTGATTAAAGTTAAACGCACGCGGGCGCAACTCGCCTTGCCACTCACTCCAGCCGGTGGGTGCGTGCTGATGATGAAAATGCGCCGCCGGACCAAAGAAACCGCTGCGTCCCGCTTCACGTTCATATATCGCATCATCGGGAAAATCGGCATGAGCCTGTTTAGAACAGGTGCCTTCCCGGTGCGGAAAGGTGATCCATTTATGCATCATCCAGTACCCCGCGACGAATTTGATCTTCTTCGATCGATTCAAACAGCGCCTTGAAATTCCCTTCGCCAAAACCTTCATTGCCTTTACGTTGGATAATTTCAAAGAACACCGGCCCGATAACGGTTTGAGTAAAGATCTGCAGCAGGATGCCATCTTTCATCGGCGCGCCGTCAATCAGGATACGCAGCGCTTTAAGCTGTTCCAGATCTTCACCATGCCCGGCGACCCGCTCGTCGACTTTTTCATAATAGGTGTCCGGGGTCGGCATAAATTCCATTCCCCGTTCGCGCAAGGTGCGTACCGTATGGTAAATGTCATCCGTGCTCAGCGCGATGTGCTGAATGCCTTCACCATTGTATTCGCGGATAAACTCCTCGATCTGCGATTTGTCGTCCGAGGATTCATTAATCGGAATCCGAATTTTGCCGCACGGCGCAGTCATCGCACGACTGACCAGGCCGGTTAGCTTGCCTTCGATATCAAAATAGCGGATTTCGCGAAAGTTACCGATGCGCTCATAGAAACCAGCCCAGGTATCCATGTGACCCTGTTTGACGTTATGGGTCAGGTGATCAATCTCAAGCAGGCCGACATTGGCGTTCACCAGACGAATTTTCGTGTCCGGATAAAACTGAAAATCGACGTCATAAATGCTGTGGTCACCGTAACGGTCAACAAAATAGAGCAGGCTCTCGCCAATCCCGTAAATGGCCGGAATGCTGAGCTCCATCGGACCAATCTCGGTTTTATATTCCTTACCGCCGTTCTCCAGCGCATGTTGCAGCGCCAGCCCTGCGTCTTTGACCCGAAACGCCATTCCGCAAACCGACGGACCATGCACTTTAGCAAAGGCCGCCGCCTGACTACGCGGCTGAGCGTTGACGATAAAGTTAATGTCGCCCTGGCGGTATAACCAGGCCCGTTTCGAGCGATGCTTAGCGATTTCGGCAAAGCCAAGCGCCGAAAAAAGAGCTTTCAGCTGCTCAATCCCGACCGCATCGGCAGCGGTATACTCAACAAATTCAAACCCGTCGGTGCCGAGCGGATTTGCCAGTGAGTGATTAGCGGCCAGCGGCATGTTGTTGTGGCTATTTTTATCTGCGGCCTGACTCGTTTGCGCATGAACGTGGGCAGTCATGTTCGTCTCCTAACGTACTGTTACATCCAGTTGTTAACAATATGTTATAAAGCTGCATCATTCGCGGCGAAAAGGAAACTGTAACGCGACGGAAAGCGATTTTGTCCGCCGCTGCGTGAGGTGTAATTTTTTCGGTACAGAGCGGTAATAACACCCGCTCAGCGACCAAGAAATGTATCCAAACGAAAAAATGCCAAGCTATCTAATTGAATTGTTTTGTATATTTTTCCGGATGCAAACAGCGTGCGAATCTGTCCAGCCATTAGCGAAAAGTACAGATTTTCGTACACAGGCACAAAGTTGGGACAAGGCCGCAACCATCACGCTAAGCAGCTCAACCGTCACACTAAGCAACTCAATCGACACGCTAAGCAAATGAAAAGACAGAGAGAAATGAAACACAGACAAAGTGGAATGAAAGACAGAAAAAACCCGGTTGAATTAACCGGGTTGGAAGCGAGGTGTGGAACGCCTTAGCACAGAGCATCATGGTAAAACGGTCAGGCCACTTTCACCGCAGGCCTGGGTTTAATGGTGCGCACCATCAGACAGAAACAGTACAATCAGCAGCGGCTGATGCAGCACATCAATCACCAGTGAAAGCACACCGCTGGATGAAACAAACGTCGCGGCATAGTTCACCAGGTAATGACCGGCCAGCAAAACTACACTCATCAGCAATGCCTGACGCAAAGAAATCTCTTCCATCTTCGGCATCACCGTCATCACAATCAGAGTGATCAGCGCCAGTATCACTAACCAGGCACCGAATACCGGCATTTGCCACCAGAAGGCAACCGCGGCACTGACCGCAGTCAGTCCCAGCCAGACCCGGCGCGAGCTGAGCAGCTTGTCGACATTAATGTTCGGCTTTTCGTTGAGGCGCACGATATGCCAGGCCACCAGAGCACCTAACATCGCACCGACAATCATATCGACCATAAATGCGCGGCCGGAATAAAACAGCGAGAAGGCCAGACACAGCGCGGAAGCGCCCAGTGCAGCACTGCTTTTGTTCCAGCCCAGCTTTTCGTTATCCAACAGCCACAGAATGCCCAGGCTGACCCACACCGCAATCGGTAAGCTTGGAAAGCCATAACCAGAGCTCTCCACCAGTTGCAACGACGGCAGATAGACGTAAGGACGCGGTAACACAAATCCCTGTTGCGCAATCAGGCAGATCAGTGATGTGACGGCCACTGAGAAAAAGGCTTTAAAGCAGAATGCTTTGCCACTTTGCCAGTACAGCAGCGGAAACAGCAGCAATCCGAGCACCGGTGACGCAAATGCGCCACCGAGCAGGATAAGCCGTGACACAAACTGGCTCAAAGTATCCGGCAGCTCCGCAATCGAATATTGCAGACCGCTGATCCAGCTCAGTTCCAATTGAGAAATGGCCGGCGCCGCTTTGACCAGATCAGGCACAAAGTTTGTTGACTGATCAGTGGCGGATTCAAACATGGTTTCAATCCCCGGCCATTCTTCCGGATAACGGTAGTTAGCTGTATCGACGCGCTGCGGCTCAATCAGCATAGCGCGCGCGACTTCAATCCCGTAATGCGGTGCATACCAGACCGGCAGCTCAAATCCGCCCCACTGGTTAATGTACTGGTAAGTAATAATGTCTGAATCGCTGACGCAATCAAAAATCGCCGCTTTGCCTGCATAGCCGAGTAGCTTGCCGACCGTGACGACTAAGCCGGTTTCTTCCCAGGTTTCGCGCTGCGCAGCCTGAACTGGTGTTTCACCTGCCGTGATCGTGCCGCCCGGTAAAGAGAGTTGTTTGGTGATCAGCTCATCGATAAGTACCACCTTATCGTCAGCGCGAACCAAACATAAAGCGCCTTTCAGATCCGCGGGGGCCTGTGGAGCGGCATAAGAATACATTGATGTCATCAATGTAAGAATGAAACTGATGCCAACTAATGACAATCGTTTATACACTTTAATCAACCTGTTGTTTGCAGAGCTTAACCTTAACGGCGACGCGCTGATTTTCTTAGCCAATGGATATGGCGGGTAAACCCTACATCCTGATAAAAGAGTTGCGCTTCCTTATTAAACTCCCAGACTTCAACAAATATCTCTGCCACGCCATAGTCGATAAACGTCTGTTCAAGGCGTTTCCGTCAACCCACGCGCCACGCCTTTCTGGCGGTATTCGGGCATCACATACAGCTCATCAATACTGCCCATCTGCAATGGCTTGCTGACCGAAGAAGTCAACTCACAAAAATGGCCGGTAATAAATCCTGCCACCTCGTCGTTTATACGTGCGACATACACCAGGCAATCAGGATTATCGAGATAACGCGCGATACTTTTTTCCTGTTCGACTTCTTCTGCGGTCTTAAAATACTCAGGGCAAGCGATGTGATGTTCATGATGTAAATCGAACATCAATTGGTTGAGAATATCTAAATCGGCTGGTTTAGCTGCAGACAATGCAAGCGTGGTCATGGCTGTGACAAATATAATTGGAGTCGTTTGACAATTTTATAAGATCGGCCGCTAAAAAGCACCTTACTAACTTGTTTTTTACCGGAAAGCTTGTTGACCCGACGTTATAGACTATTCAAATCAATAGCTTGCTCAATATGCCGCGTAATCTATCGGTTTTAGGCGCTTTTTTGATGCTTTAAGCAGCAAGCGAGCCGCGAATATCTGCTTATTTCCTCTCACGTTCGCTATATTTTGACCTGTTTTCTTCAAATTTCATTACATGTTTCTTATATTTCATACAGTTGAGTTGCAGTTTCAGCCCGCTTATCACAAGCTGATATGAGTTAAACCGTAAAATTGAAAGGAATGTTCATGGACTGGTATATCGCAGTGCTTAAAAAATACGCGACTTTTAATGGTCGCGCGCGACGACAGGAATATTGGATGTTTTTCCTGTTCAACCTGCTGTTTACGCTTGCCGCAGGTTTGATTGACCGCTTTTTAGGCACCTCGTTAATTGGCGGTTTGTACAGCCTGTTTATCCTGCTGCCGAGCGTCGCAGTGTTAGTTCGCCGTTTACATGACATCGGCCGCACCGGTTGGTGGGTATTGCTCAGTTTGATCCCGGTGATTGGCGTTGTGGTTCTGCTGTTTTTTGCCGCCAGCGAAGGCATGCACGGTGACAACGAATATGGCCCGGATCCGAAAATCGGCAATCCTTCATCAGCGCAGTGGTAAACAGCGCCGAGCTAAGATGCTCTGAGCGGTAACGCGTCTGTAGTGTTCACGCATCTTTACTTTGAAACGCACCTGTATTAGCAAAGCATCGGTATTAGTAACGCATCTGCGTTACTAATCAGAGGAACCTCTGTCATGCACTGCGTTCTAATTTAAAGCGTATGTGATTGTAATAAGGAGCCGTAATGAAGCCACAACCCATTGAGAATGTCGTATTCGATGTCGGAAACGTGATTGTTCGCTGGTCGCCGCCGGAAATTGCCCGCCTCGCCTTCGGCGAAGAAAAGTTTTGTGAATCCTTAGTGCGTTCAATCTTTAAATCGCAGACCTGGATGGATCTCAATATCGGCGTCATTACCGAAACCGAGGCCAAAGAGCAGTATCAGCTCAACCTTGGTTTATCTGAACTCGAGTGCCAACGCCTGTTTTATTACGTCAAACAGACCCAGATCCTGCTATTCGGATCGGTGGATTTAATCAAGCGTGTCAAAGCGGCCGGTTATGGCGTGTATGCCCTGACCGATAACGTGCGTGAAGTGGTCGACTACCTCAAAACCACCTACGACTTCTGGCCGCTATTCGAAGGTGCCACCATCTCCGCTCAGGTCGGTTGCCTGAAGCCGCAGCCCGCCATTTACCAGGCATTACTGGCGCAAAACGGCCTGAGTGCTGAATCCACGGTGTTCATTGATGATATGCCCAATAATGTGCGCGGCGCGCAGGCCGTCGGCATCAGCGCCATTCAGTTTGAGAATGCCGCGCAGTGCGAACAGGCCTTAAAAGCACTTGGCTTAGAGTTTTAATCCCGTTGCGAATATAAGCCTGCTGCAAGCGTTTTAGTGAGCGGCTTGGTTTGAATACGTTATCTGCTCGTTTCGCTGTGTTTTCCCTCTTCGATACACAAAGAGGGAAAACCAATGAGAGGGAAATAGATGAAGAGTAAGCCGGCAAAATCAGCTACTTGATTTGCACATCCAGCCCGAGTGAAACCAAGGTGCCCACCAGAGTCGTGATCACCACAGACACTAACGAGCCGATCAAAACATATTCAGCCATGCTGCGATCAGCCGATTTATTCAGTTTCGCCAAAGCGAAATATCGACTTTGCCGCCAGTACAAAACCAACCGCGGCGTAACTGCCAAGCAGGGTAAACGTCAGGATCAGCAAACGCTCTAAATAGCCAATCAGTTCACCACCGGCAACCAACCCGCTGACATTGCCCTCTTCTTCATCCGATACCGCAATCGGATACTTGCTCAGAATCGAGCCGATCAGCACTGAGGTCGGTTTCAGGATCAGCAGATAAGCAAACAGCACCATCACACCATCCGCGAACTGTTCATGTTGCACAATCGCTTGCAGCGACGCGCTGTCAGTGAGGTAAAACGCCATCGTCGCTAACAGCACCGCATGCCACACCTGGTCGAAAACAAAGTAGCCGAACTTGTCGCGATGACGCGGGTGAAATCTAATCCAGCCAACGATCACATGACTCATCAGCACCAGCCCAGCCAGGCTCAAGACCGCCCCCCAGTCTGAACGCTGCGTCATGGCCGGAATGATCAACACTAAGCCATGCAGCGCCGCATGCAAATACAACGCGGCAGAACGGTACCCGCGAGTCATCTTGGCCTGTAGCCAGCACTCAGGCTGTAAGTAAAATTCAACCAGAATGTGCACCAGCAGAAACGGCACCAGGATAGTAAAGAACTCAGTCATGCTGATCCTCCTTTGCCTGGTAATTCTCCTTTACCGCACGGATAAAGCACTCATTGAGCTCACTGAGCAGCGCCCAACCAGATGCCTTGAGCGATTTACTCGCCGTCGCCGTGGCGATATCAAGCTGTTCGGCCAGTTCGCTCACCGTCATCCCGTCTTCGCTCATCAGCATCGGCAGCAACACTTCACACTGGCGCGCGGTTAACTCACTCAACTGACGGTCGAGATACTTAAACAGCAGCGTGAACTGATCAGTCAATGCGCTGCTGTCGGAATGAAACACCAGGCGGTCATTTTTGAGCGCTTTCAAACCGCGCCCGGACAGTACAAACGCCTGCCCCATTGACTCTGATACCGCCTCACGCAAATCTGCTTTGGCCGCAATGGCAAAACTGATGCGGCTGTCAAACGGCTTACCGAGCGCTTTAATCCCGACCCGGTACAAGATGGTATAGCGCAGCGCCTGCTCAATATCGCGCACCACACTCTGGAACTCATCACCGCGCTCAATACTGTGCGCATTATCCGCGCCACCAGCGGTGATCCATTGTTGTATCTGTTTGATTTGTTTGAGCAACTGCTCAAACTGCTCTGAACTGAGCTTGGTTGAATTGACGACATCACCGATGATCACGGCAATGGCTTGATCGGTCGACTCCACGCGAATACTCCTTTTTTCACCTGGAGTTAATTTAGCTATTTTTGGCTAAATATGCAAATTTAGCTCTTTATGGCTAACTGTGGGATTTTGGTTGTTTATGGCTAAGATCTGCTTTTGACGGGAGGGTTGGATGGATGCGCTGTCTCGTGACCTGTTACATTGGGCTACATTTGTATGTCCCGCTTTTACTTTCTCGATATCTTAAGCTTGGTGCAAGCGGGCCAGTCCCTCTTTGTTTGATTCCTCATAAACAAAAAGCGAGGAACCAGAAAAAGGGGTTCTCTTTATTTTCTTTGGCGCTGTCCGGGCCGGTTTTAGGCGTTTCCCTACGCCAAAAACCTAAAAATTCGTCCTGAGTTTTTGCCCTATGGTTGTGATCTTTTAAGCAATACCACCGACGTTAAAAAAACTCAATCACAACAACCATACCATAGCGGCTCAATGGGCCTGAGAACACCATGCGTTGGCAATCCGATTAAGCAACTTGTTATGTGCGTTCAAACAATTAATTCCATTTTTATCAAACCATTAGACTCACCAACACTTTTGAAACCAAATTTTTTATAAAGATTTAATGCCGGATTTTCGCTAAAAACTAGCAGTCTTAGACGACTTAAAGCCTGTGATTTGGCTCTGTCTAGTGCGTACTTTAAACACTGAACACCAATACCCAATTTTTGGTATTTTGAATCAATTTGAATATCTCTAACATAAAGTGCATTTTCATCACTCGAAAATCTCAGAATACCAACCCACTGTCCTTGATATTTAACATCAAAGTTCTCAAATTCTGACCAAATCTGCTCATATCTTTCTGGATCCCAAGTAATATTTCTGGATTTATAATATGGAAGCATATTCACTCTTGTAAGCTCAGCTGCCAAATCCATTGATACCGATTCTACTATCTCAACTTTCACGAAATTCCTTTTTTGACCTGAAAGCACATAACGCCTCAAGAAAGGCACGAGTAGTTTGCGCGTCCTTCTTGTTTGACTGGTTATGAGGAAACTTGAAGTGACAAAGAATAGAAATTTTCATCACGGC is drawn from Vibrio sp. CDRSL-10 TSBA and contains these coding sequences:
- a CDS encoding HAD family phosphatase codes for the protein MKPQPIENVVFDVGNVIVRWSPPEIARLAFGEEKFCESLVRSIFKSQTWMDLNIGVITETEAKEQYQLNLGLSELECQRLFYYVKQTQILLFGSVDLIKRVKAAGYGVYALTDNVREVVDYLKTTYDFWPLFEGATISAQVGCLKPQPAIYQALLAQNGLSAESTVFIDDMPNNVRGAQAVGISAIQFENAAQCEQALKALGLEF
- a CDS encoding DUF3307 domain-containing protein — its product is MTEFFTILVPFLLVHILVEFYLQPECWLQAKMTRGYRSAALYLHAALHGLVLIIPAMTQRSDWGAVLSLAGLVLMSHVIVGWIRFHPRHRDKFGYFVFDQVWHAVLLATMAFYLTDSASLQAIVQHEQFADGVMVLFAYLLILKPTSVLIGSILSKYPIAVSDEEEGNVSGLVAGGELIGYLERLLILTFTLLGSYAAVGFVLAAKSIFRFGETE
- a CDS encoding GNAT family N-acetyltransferase, coding for MKVEIVESVSMDLAAELTRVNMLPYYKSRNITWDPERYEQIWSEFENFDVKYQGQWVGILRFSSDENALYVRDIQIDSKYQKLGIGVQCLKYALDRAKSQALSRLRLLVFSENPALNLYKKFGFKSVGESNGLIKMELIV